In Thermoanaerobaculia bacterium, the sequence GAACCCCCGCACTCCGGAGATCCCGTCCTCGACCGCGCGATCGCGCAGGCCAACTCCGAGTGGGCCACGGCGATGAAAACCGGGGATGCGGCCGTGATCGCGCGGCCTTACCTCGACGACGCGGTCTTCGTCGGAGTCGACGGAAGCTCCGTCCGGGGACGCGCCGCGATCGAGGAGCTCTACCGCGAGCGGTTCCGGAAGAACGGGCTCGCGGCCGGGACGCGGATCGAGCCGCGGCGCGTCACCCTCGACGGAGACCTCGCCTATGAAACCGGGTATGGTGAGGTGACGTACAGGAAGGACGGGAAACCCGCGACGAGCGGCGGGCCGTATCTGACCGTCTGGCGCAAGCAAGCGGATGGAGAGTGGAAGATCCTGCGGAACGTGGTGCTGC encodes:
- a CDS encoding SgcJ/EcaC family oxidoreductase, with product MKHRWSIGAGVVAFVLFGAAFGGICAAEPPHSGDPVLDRAIAQANSEWATAMKTGDAAVIARPYLDDAVFVGVDGSSVRGRAAIEELYRERFRKNGLAAGTRIEPRRVTLDGDLAYETGYGEVTYRKDGKPATSGGPYLTVWRKQADGEWKILRNVVLP